From Sardina pilchardus chromosome 9, fSarPil1.1, whole genome shotgun sequence, a single genomic window includes:
- the LOC134092347 gene encoding synaptonemal complex protein 3-like: MASKRPHLEKNDDTTAASKRSRQLMSNEDFLPGENFRTMIDQFGANVNQAFLAKKKQLHAFTSSSLKTSNQKMVQLWQNQQRERGQLTKDYTSQFNAVFQQWKTDVQKSKEMDEKLVNMFQHQQNMFQHMRAAQGQRLKTLKHLMDQYIQSLQEVEKTHSEEQGVLLTDLRQEMSAYQKNMLIVTQKQEMASVRKSLQSMLM, encoded by the exons ATGGCTTCAAAGAGACCTCACTTGGAAAAAAATG ATGACACCACAGCAGCAAGCAAAAGGAGTAGACAGTTGATGTCAAATGAAGATTTTTTGCCAGG GGAGAACTTCAGGACCATGATAGATCAGTTTGGAG CAAATGTAAACCAAGCCTTCCTGGCTAAGAAGAAACAACTTCATGCCTTCACCAGTTCTTCACTGAAAACCAGCAACCAGAAGATGGTGCAATTGTGGCAgaaccaacagagagagag GGGTCAGCTGACAAAAGACTACACCTCCCAGTTCAATGCTGTGTTTCAGCAGTGGAAGACTGATGTGCAAAAGTCAAAAGAAATGGATGAGAAACTTGTG AACATGTTCCAGCATCAGCAGAATATGTTTCAGCACATGAGAGCAGCACAAGGACAGAGACTGAAGACACTGAAGCATCTTATGGATCAGTATATACAG AGCCTGCAAGAAGtggagaaaacacacagtgaggagcAGGGAGTCCTCCTGACTGATCTACGCCAGGAGATGTCAGCCTACCAGAAAAATATGCTTATAGTCACT CAAAAACAGGAGATGGCATCTGTACGCAAGTCCTTGCAGTCCATGCTGATGTGA
- the dram2b gene encoding DNA damage-regulated autophagy modulator protein 2b codes for MWWFQQGMCILPVALVIWTAATFAFAYITAVLLKHVDPLVPYISDTGSEAPERCVFGIMLNISAFLGIATTYVRYKQVQALTDQGETRVHQLNLLGIILGWTSSLGMCVVGNFQKTTLFSIHIVGAVMTFGVGALYILVQAGVSYRMQPHVHSKSMFWVRLSIAIWSHVSIISMFVSSMIMYSSLPGMDLSKKLHWIPGETGYTAHLISTISEWSLAFSFVCFFFTYIRDFQKINLRAEATLHSSHLYESTHYGVIGPLSPGEDSPLLAGSI; via the exons ATGTGGTGGTTCCAGCAGGGCATGTGCATATTACCCGTGGCTCTGGTGATTTGGACTGCTGCCACGTTTGCCTTCGCCTACATCACTGCTGTGTTGCTGAAGCATGTTGACCCCCTTGTGCCATATATAAG TGATACTGGGTCTGAAGCTCCTGaaagatgtgtgtttgggataATGCTCAACATCTCTGCATTCCTTG GTATCGCCACCACTTATGTGCGGTATAAACAGGTCCAGGCGCTAACGGACCAGGGAGAGACCAGAGTCCATCAGCTGAACCTGCTGGGTATCATTCTTGGCTGGACCAGCTCCTTGGGCATGTGTGTCGTGGGGAACTTTCAG AAAACAACCCTCTTCTCCATACACATTGTTGGGGCGGTGATGACCTTTGGTGTTGGAGCGCTGTACATCTTGGTGCAGGCCGGCGTGTCCTATCGGATGCAGCCGCATGTTCACAGCAAAAGCATGTTCTGGGTTCGCCTCAGTATCGCAATCTGGAGTCACGTCAGCATCATCAGCA TGTTTGTGTCATCCATGATCATGTACAGCAGCTTGCCTGGGATGGACTTGTCAAAGAAACTACACTGGATCCCAGGAGAAACG GGCTACACCGCTCATCTTATCAGCACCATCTCTGAGTGGTCTCTGGCCTTCTCCTTTGTCTGCTTCTTCTTCACCTACATCAGGGACTTCCAA AAAATCAACCTGAGAGCAGAGGCCACGCTTCATAGTAGTCACCTGTATGAGTCAACGCACTACGGCGTCATCGGGCCTCTGAGTCCAGGAGAAGACTCCCCCCTGCTCGCCGGCAGCATCTAG